One genomic region from Esox lucius isolate fEsoLuc1 chromosome 24, fEsoLuc1.pri, whole genome shotgun sequence encodes:
- the tdrd7b gene encoding tudor domain-containing protein 7B isoform X3, producing the protein MRDTQSEGKTNQSSNQNKPTNQNNPTPRKSSVPSERSDKRMTLPSRFQKEVHAHLSRNTQNSPPSNLNEISSGKPKPHHSPKDYNPSVGGNYNTQQVQGRLREVLNKYSNGFWVSKLPQLYRELYKQDLPSEALKDLENWTHICTVEKPCSSNPNELLLYPTKEQIQTTTTPPVPTRVLSPTSAPFTPSAGTEPQTKSSSVLPGTATSPLPLTPPSSSPSPPASPSSLSPDLKQKLGELLVKYSNGLWAHALPKLYLDTYKVKLPEHVLDNLSLLSDFCTVDYPMPDNPKRAILYKRSTEDENCNRRESAEERRAREEVGRRLSTQAVPPLLIPREEYPSVLVVEATNTNGVILRYIGEGYSQAQETLEDQMREFYCGQNNSSCTPLTSPTSGQLAAVRAEEEEEILRAQVTEVTADKVKVYYVDHGFSEVISKAKLFELHERFYKLPFQATKCKLAGLEPFCQEPAVLKRFESMASGKILLAEILERAQTPLVVLYDTSQDDDVNINAACVKALQDKTLASPLQVNSAYMNVAVRSVCSDGTIYCQLPSRGLAKLTEILEKTEAYFHSQVTSEFLVSRPFCGKSCLARYKGKWSRVEITNLHGSRVLDILFIDLGVQASVEVFELREVPPPFLRDLIKIPPQAVKCCLADLAVSGVGSWTPDAVQWLRDAVLNSTDCSMKIAKLDETKRSVVHVYLYTDKNFHDPVRSLNRQMAASDLFKHRGDVFLSSHSSSKASICASTATLTSTPKTSTSTTPSSNGTKPQLRRAHSGSGPRPTGGTSTPPGTPPPPSPTPPFKLPPLLDLPPAGHNMDIYVSVACHPGHFVLQPWRDMYKLVVLMGEMILYYNKTEEKPLKVEKNQIYAAKVENNWHRVLVKGVLTNSLVSVYELDYGKHELVSGTQLRPLIQEFRQLPFQGITAQLAGVKQRQWSEEASIVFRNHVEKKPLVAQLEAVQEAHHPWDRKLTVFLVDTSQEERDIWVHDIMAEFADELT; encoded by the exons gTCAGACAAAAGGATGACCCTCCCGTCACGGTTCCAGAAGGAAGTGCATGCTCACCTCTCCAGGAACACCCAGAACAGCC CTCCCTCCAACCTCAACGAGATCAGTTCTGGGAAGCCCAAGCCACATCACTCCCCCAAAGATTACAACCCGTCTGTCGGTGGGAACTACAACACCCAGCAGGTGCAGGGCCGTCTCAGAGAGGTGctgaacaagtacagtaatGGTTTCTGGGTATCCAAGTTGCCTCAGCTCTACAGAGAGCTTTACAAACAGGACCTGCCTAGCGAAGCACTGAAAGACCTGGAGAACTGGACACACATCTGCACC GTAGAGAAGCCGTGTAGCAGCAACCCCAACGAGTTACTCCTGTACCCGACCAAGGAGCAGATCCAAACAACAACCACGCCCCCCGTCCCCACCAGAGTCCTGTCGCCTACATCCGCCCCCTTCACCCCGTCTGCAGGCACCGAGCCCCAGACCAAGTCCTCCTCCGTGCTCCCAGGCACCGCCAccagccccctccccctcacgcccccctcctcctcacccagTCCGCcggcctccccctcctccctctcccccgaCCTGAAGCAGAAGCTCGGGGAGCTCCTTGTGAAGTACAGCAACGGCCTCTGGGCCCATGCCTTACCCAAGCTCTACCTGGACACGTACAAGGTCAAACTGCCCGAGCACGTCCTGGACAACCTGTCCCTCCTCTCCGACTTCTGCACCGTCGACTACCCCATGCCGGACAACCCCAAGCGGGCCATCCTGTACAAGAGGAGCACGGAGGACGAGAACTGCAACCGGAGGGAGTCGGCGGAGGAGCGGAGGgccagagaggaggtggggaggaggctCAGCACCCAGGCTGTCCCCCCTCTCCTCATTCCCAGGGAGGAGTACCCCTCCGTGCTGGTGGTTGAGGCTACGAACACCAACGGAGTCATACTCAG ATACATAGGAGAAGGGTATTCCCAGGCCCAGGAGACACTCGAGGACCAGATGAGAGAGTTCTATTGTGGCCAAAACAATAGTAGCTGCACACCGTTGACCTCTCCGACCTCGGGTCAACTGGCGGCTGTCAGggccgaggaggaggaggaaataCTACGAGCACAGGTCACAGAGGTCACGGCCGACAAGGTCAAG GTTTACTATGTGGATCATGGGTTTTCCGAAGTCATCAGCAAGGCCAAATTGTTTGAGCTGCATGAGAGGTTTTACAAGCTGCCTTTCCAGGCCACCAAGTGTAAATTGGCTG GACTGGAGCCTTTCTGTCAGGAGCCTGCTGTTCTGAAGAGGTTTGAGTCCATGGCCAGCGGCAAGATCCTATTGGCTGAAATCCTTGAGAGAGCGCAGACCCCATTGGTTGTGCTGTATGACACGTCGCAGGATGATGATGTCAACATCAACGCCGCCTGTGTCAAAGCCCTGCAGGACAAAACCCTGGCCAGCCCCCTACAG GTTAACAGTGCCTATATGAACGTGGCGGTGAGAAGCGTATGTTCAGATGGGACAATCTACTGCCAGCTTCCATCTAGAGGTTTGGCCAAACTCACTGAGATACTGGAGAAAACAGAAGCCTACTTCCACTCACAG gTGACATCTGAGTTCCTGGTTTCCCGACCGTTCTGTGGTAAAAGCTGTCTAGCGCGCTACAAAGGCAAATGGTCACGTGTTGAG ATCACCAATCTCCACGGGAGCCGGGTCTTAGACATCCTCTTCATTGACTTAGGGGTCCAGGCTTCAGTGGAGGTCTTTGAGCTCagggaagtcccgccccctttCCTGCGTGATCTCATCAAAATCCCACCACAG GCGGTGAAGTGTTGTCTGGCTGACCTGGCAGTGAGTGGCGTGGGCTCCTGGACCCCTGATGCTGTGCAGTGGCTCAGAGACGCCGTGCTCAACTCTACTGACTGTAGCATGAAG ATCGCCAAACTGGACGAGACCAAGCGCAGTGTCGTCCACGTCTACCTGTACACGGACAAGAACTTCCATGATCCAGTGAGGAGCCTCAACCGGCAAATGGCCGCCTCCGACCTCTTCAAACACAGAGGAGATGTCTTCCTAAGCAGTCACAG ctCTTCCAAGGCCTCCATCTGTGCCTCCACTGCCACCCTCACCTCCACCCCCAAGACATCCACCAGCACCACCCCCAGTTCCAACGGCACCAAGCCACAGCTACGACGCGCCCACTCTGGCTCGGGACCTAGGCCAACGGGGGGGACAAGCACCCCTCCTGGgactccccctcccccctcccccacccctcctTTCAAGTTACCCCCTCTGCTGGACCTTCCACCTGCAG GTCATAACATGGACATTTACGTATCAGTGGCTTGCCATCCGGGACATTTTGTTCTACAGCCCTGGAGAGATATGTACAAGCTGGTGGTTTTGATGGGAGAGATGATTCTGTACTACAACAAGACCGAGGAGAAACCCCTCAAAGTGGAGAAGAACCAGATATATGCCGCTAAAGTGGAGAACAA CTGGCACCGTGTATTGGTGAAGGGGGTGTTGACCAACAGTCTGGTGTCTGTCTATGAGCTGGACTATGGTAAACACGAACTGGTCAGCGGCACTCAGCTCCGCCCCCTCATCCAGGAGTTCCGACAACTACCCTTTCAGGGCATCACTGCACAGCTTGCAG GAGTGAAGCAGAGGCAGTGGTCGGAGGAAGCTTCCATCGTATTCCGGAACCACGTAGAAAAGAAGCCTTTGGTGGCCCAGCTGGAGGCCGTGCAGGAAGCGCATCACCCTTGGGACAGGAAGTTGACCGTCTTCCTGGTCGACACCTCGCAGGAAGAGAGGGACATCTGGGTGCATGACATCATGGCTGAGTTTGCTGACGAACTTACCTAA